One part of the Terrimicrobium sacchariphilum genome encodes these proteins:
- a CDS encoding PAS domain S-box protein, producing the protein MISEKLLKSLPASVERFLNSPSVLNAIFDAIPVQIVVKSLRAENFGEFLIWNKMAEELLGISAEEAVGRTDEDFFPAEQAEAFCQKDREVAALGGSLVIPSELIYSRTRGFRILRTTKTPIYDAEGVSVALLAVSEDITEREQSEAELRGAVEFLESVNSELPGAVFQFRVDRNGHPSFPYISTGIHAITGDSAVDVLSGEVSLFDRIFPEDISLFVQAVETSQELMTTCRQEYRIITTSGEMRWVSSKSSPTAQEDGSTIWHGFLTDITEQKRTQEALARGKERLRNALDAIHACVWEYDLASKELYLSPEWNSLFGFEPATESFGLEMLSRCIHPDDAGNVSLWFDRIRSGEFRGQIEFRHLRGDGQFSWVRLSGKPIWASDGSVVREVGAIVESSEQKRMEQQLIEAKESAERASQAKGDFLAMMSHEIRTPLNAVLGFSDLLAATPLNPEQSDFLQTIQDSSSALLVVLNDVLDYSKIESGKLDLQIMPIDITKVIQSSIDIFRAQAAAKGLKIYANFSPYIPQFVLSDAVRLSQIVHNLLSNAVKFTEMGEIVVDLSVAGPLVNSVVPLLLQVKDSGIGIDLDQHTGLFDPFYQADSSTRRRRGGTGLGLAIVRRLINLLNGDIEVQSAVGKGTTFLITLPLRIPDQEEPLTEEERKRMSMNLSGLLRKILIVEDNSTNRRLVRLFLKKLGYDADEAENGFVGVSMASRVHYDVILMDLEMPGMDGYEAAQQIRQIYGAEGPYIVALTAHAMPEYRERSFKAGMQAYLSKPVKREDLAKVLKQALRR; encoded by the coding sequence ATGATTAGCGAAAAACTGCTCAAGTCGTTGCCCGCGAGCGTTGAACGCTTTCTTAACTCTCCATCTGTCCTCAACGCGATTTTTGATGCAATCCCGGTGCAGATCGTGGTCAAGAGTCTGCGCGCGGAGAATTTTGGAGAGTTTTTGATCTGGAATAAGATGGCAGAGGAACTCCTTGGTATCTCCGCCGAGGAAGCTGTCGGGCGAACAGATGAGGATTTCTTCCCCGCAGAGCAGGCTGAAGCTTTTTGTCAGAAAGACCGTGAGGTCGCCGCCCTTGGGGGCTCCCTTGTTATTCCCTCGGAGCTGATTTACAGCCGTACAAGGGGTTTCCGGATTCTAAGGACGACGAAAACGCCAATCTATGACGCGGAGGGGGTGTCGGTTGCTCTGCTCGCTGTCTCCGAGGACATTACCGAGAGGGAACAGAGTGAGGCAGAGTTGCGCGGTGCGGTCGAGTTTCTGGAAAGCGTTAACAGTGAACTCCCGGGGGCGGTTTTTCAATTTCGCGTCGATCGCAATGGGCATCCTTCATTTCCGTACATCAGCACAGGGATACATGCGATTACGGGAGATTCCGCGGTCGACGTGTTGAGTGGAGAGGTCAGTTTATTCGACCGTATTTTCCCCGAGGATATTTCCCTGTTTGTGCAGGCGGTGGAGACCAGTCAGGAGCTGATGACGACCTGTCGGCAGGAGTACCGTATCATAACGACTTCTGGCGAAATGCGGTGGGTCTCATCCAAGAGTTCTCCCACTGCCCAGGAGGACGGATCCACCATTTGGCATGGGTTCCTTACAGACATCACCGAGCAAAAGCGTACCCAGGAGGCTCTGGCCCGGGGAAAGGAGCGTTTGCGCAATGCATTGGATGCAATCCACGCCTGCGTCTGGGAATACGATCTGGCCTCCAAAGAACTGTACTTAAGTCCCGAGTGGAATTCCCTGTTCGGATTTGAACCAGCGACTGAGAGTTTTGGCCTGGAGATGCTGAGTCGGTGCATCCATCCGGATGACGCTGGAAATGTCTCTCTGTGGTTTGATCGAATCCGGAGCGGGGAATTTCGAGGACAGATCGAGTTTCGCCATTTGCGGGGCGATGGTCAGTTTTCCTGGGTGAGACTCAGTGGGAAGCCGATCTGGGCGTCGGATGGCAGCGTGGTGCGTGAAGTCGGAGCGATCGTTGAATCCTCGGAGCAGAAGCGCATGGAGCAGCAATTGATCGAGGCCAAGGAATCAGCCGAGCGCGCCAGTCAGGCGAAGGGCGACTTCCTCGCTATGATGAGCCACGAGATTCGGACGCCGCTCAACGCAGTGCTGGGATTTTCCGATTTGCTGGCGGCTACTCCACTCAATCCCGAACAAAGCGATTTTCTCCAGACCATTCAGGATAGTAGTAGCGCGTTGCTGGTCGTGTTGAATGATGTCCTGGACTACTCGAAGATCGAATCTGGCAAACTGGATCTCCAGATCATGCCGATCGACATCACTAAGGTCATCCAGTCATCGATCGATATTTTCCGTGCGCAGGCGGCGGCTAAGGGTCTCAAGATTTACGCAAATTTCTCTCCGTACATCCCTCAGTTCGTGCTTTCTGACGCCGTACGACTCAGTCAGATCGTGCATAATCTTTTGAGCAATGCGGTGAAATTTACCGAGATGGGCGAGATCGTGGTCGATCTGTCCGTAGCCGGGCCGTTGGTGAACAGCGTGGTTCCGCTGCTACTGCAGGTGAAGGACTCGGGCATCGGTATCGATCTGGATCAGCACACGGGATTGTTTGATCCGTTCTACCAGGCCGATAGCAGTACCCGCCGGCGTCGCGGTGGCACCGGACTGGGACTGGCGATCGTTCGCCGACTCATCAATCTTCTCAATGGTGATATCGAGGTCCAAAGTGCGGTGGGCAAAGGAACGACCTTCCTGATCACTCTACCGCTCCGGATTCCTGATCAGGAGGAACCCTTGACTGAGGAAGAGCGCAAGCGGATGAGCATGAATCTCTCCGGACTCCTGCGGAAGATCCTTATTGTTGAGGACAACTCAACCAATCGCAGACTCGTGCGGCTCTTTCTTAAAAAGCTGGGGTACGACGCCGATGAAGCGGAAAATGGCTTTGTCGGCGTGAGCATGGCGAGCCGTGTTCACTACGATGTAATCCTTATGGATCTGGAAATGCCGGGGATGGACGGCTACGAAGCCGCCCAGCAAATCCGGCAGATATATGGAGCCGAGGGGCCGTATATCGTGGCTTTGACCGCCCACGCCATGCCGGAGTATCGCGAGCGCAGCTTCAAAGCCGGCATGCAGGCATATCTGAGCAAGCCGGTGAAGCGTGAAGATCTCGCGAAGGTCCTGAAACAGGCGCTCAGGCGCTAG